A single window of Microbispora hainanensis DNA harbors:
- a CDS encoding bifunctional glycosyltransferase/CDP-glycerol:glycerophosphate glycerophosphotransferase yields the protein MPRLSVIIPIYDVEPYLAGCLASVAAQTWQDIEVVMVDDGSPDGSAEIAAGFAARDDRFRLIRQANAGLGAARNTGVRHATGEHLMFLDSDDLLPAHALECLLASLERTGSDLATGNVLRLDGRGPRQSALHRSVFADAAAATHITRTHALLRDRLVTNKLWRRSFWDAHGFAFPEGVLYEDIAVALRAHFLARAVDVLPTPVYLWRRREDGGRSITQDKTRVPHLEDRFAAVTEVRRFLSEHNFTAHIHAWDHAVLDGDLTNFLDVLDQATPAFRERFLDLACLYLEDVAPPVLDGLPALRRVQWHLVRLRRMDDLLDVLAWDREVPPDHRLVRRMGGHHLNVPLTRSADREMPAAVTRARDELVPRHRIDAVRWEDGALVVEGRAAPSHLRPTRRVHQQVFATLVHERTGRRVRVPASVTRAQVSTKSKARDWGGFRLVIDPAALARPGRLGRWHVELRVLHRGVLRRGRLTDPGAAASTVEQAGYRTVGSDHYVAPLLGETGVLVLRAERETARVVTRDVRDGRLRLVGHVVNDLGPSPVLQVTRRPGGVPRTYPVHVDRRTFETAVDLRDLLPACPAPRIAVPDEVAAPEAWWEIEVRAADGTVTPVTLAEDVPTGRYGLAGREIVVTRDRTGGLVLRDQPAAAYADLAEWLPARCGGGGELLIEGGLTVPHEMSALVVTALDHGAHSTPRRGEWLLPIEGAGTRFRARLTPEQVASPAGRLPLPRGRYALAIRARTAGGEWTDLPLEFDTDLPAAHQTARRTFGVVTSGPGRAVLTVSGDLTADERGRKAQRALRTRTYPQMRERPLRDAVLFDGGAGTRFGGSPRAVCEELRRRGADLPLLWNVRDGQVALPGDVESVRTLGREHYEALARCRYVVTDAPLPPWFERRPGQVVVQTWQQPACTPKEPSGRSGAGQWTHLVSAGPWWTPLLRRTFDYEGEVLETGVPGDDLLTGPGAWERAADVRRRLGLPAHVRVLLYVAGEHDTLDAGRLAARLPEGHVLLVRQSPSGSTRPAAVGFASASTGLARHGGAVPGCGGPGTDGARLWDVGGHPDPHELYLAADVLIAGDAAAVVDFAVTRRPVLLHAGRPRDLWFLPEAPGPVLRHEGAVLDALAHLDEVTDKHRDAYTAFLARYRPMADGQAARRVVDALFG from the coding sequence GTGCCCCGCCTCAGCGTGATCATCCCGATCTACGACGTGGAACCGTACCTCGCCGGTTGCCTGGCCTCGGTCGCGGCGCAGACCTGGCAGGACATCGAGGTCGTCATGGTCGACGACGGCTCGCCCGACGGCAGCGCCGAGATCGCCGCCGGCTTCGCGGCGCGCGACGACAGGTTCCGGCTGATCCGCCAGGCCAACGCGGGGCTCGGGGCGGCGCGCAACACGGGCGTGCGGCACGCGACCGGGGAGCACCTGATGTTCCTCGACAGCGACGATCTGCTGCCGGCGCACGCCCTCGAATGCCTCCTGGCGTCCCTGGAGCGGACGGGATCGGACCTCGCCACGGGCAACGTGCTGCGCCTCGACGGGCGCGGCCCCCGCCAGTCGGCCCTGCACCGCTCCGTCTTCGCCGACGCCGCCGCGGCCACCCACATCACCCGGACGCACGCGCTGCTGCGCGACCGCCTGGTCACCAACAAGTTGTGGCGCCGCTCGTTCTGGGACGCCCACGGGTTCGCCTTCCCCGAAGGCGTGCTGTACGAGGATATCGCGGTGGCCCTGCGCGCCCACTTCCTGGCACGGGCCGTCGACGTGCTGCCCACGCCCGTCTACCTGTGGCGGCGGCGCGAGGACGGCGGCCGTTCCATCACCCAGGACAAGACGCGGGTGCCGCACCTGGAGGACCGGTTCGCGGCCGTCACCGAGGTCCGCCGCTTCCTGAGCGAGCACAACTTCACCGCGCACATCCACGCCTGGGACCACGCCGTGCTCGACGGCGACCTCACGAACTTCCTCGACGTGCTCGACCAGGCCACCCCGGCGTTCAGGGAGCGCTTCCTCGACCTCGCCTGCCTCTATCTGGAGGACGTGGCACCCCCCGTGCTCGACGGGCTGCCCGCGCTGCGGCGCGTGCAGTGGCACCTGGTGCGCCTGCGCCGCATGGACGACCTGCTGGACGTCCTGGCCTGGGACCGGGAGGTGCCGCCCGACCACAGGCTCGTCCGAAGGATGGGCGGCCACCACCTGAACGTGCCCCTCACCCGCTCCGCCGACCGGGAGATGCCCGCCGCCGTGACCAGGGCCAGGGACGAGCTCGTCCCGCGGCACCGCATCGACGCGGTCCGCTGGGAGGACGGCGCGCTCGTGGTGGAGGGACGCGCGGCCCCGTCCCACCTGCGCCCCACCCGGCGGGTCCACCAGCAGGTCTTCGCCACCCTCGTCCACGAGCGCACCGGGCGGCGCGTCCGGGTGCCCGCCTCGGTCACCAGGGCCCAGGTGTCCACGAAGTCGAAGGCACGCGACTGGGGTGGCTTCCGGCTCGTCATCGACCCCGCGGCGCTGGCCAGGCCGGGCCGGCTCGGACGGTGGCACGTCGAGCTGCGCGTGCTCCACCGGGGCGTCCTGCGACGTGGACGGCTGACCGATCCGGGCGCCGCCGCCTCGACCGTCGAGCAGGCGGGTTATCGCACCGTGGGGTCCGATCACTACGTCGCCCCGCTGCTCGGGGAGACCGGCGTCCTCGTGCTGCGGGCCGAGCGGGAGACCGCCCGGGTCGTCACGCGGGACGTGCGCGACGGCCGCCTGCGCCTGGTGGGCCACGTCGTCAACGACCTCGGCCCGAGCCCGGTGCTCCAGGTCACCCGGCGTCCCGGCGGCGTTCCCCGCACCTATCCCGTGCACGTCGACCGGCGTACGTTCGAGACCGCCGTCGACCTGCGGGACCTGCTGCCCGCGTGCCCGGCCCCGCGGATCGCCGTACCGGACGAGGTCGCCGCGCCCGAGGCGTGGTGGGAGATCGAGGTGCGGGCCGCCGACGGCACCGTGACGCCCGTGACCCTCGCCGAGGACGTGCCCACCGGCCGGTACGGCCTGGCCGGCCGGGAGATCGTCGTGACCCGCGACCGCACCGGCGGCCTGGTCTTGCGGGACCAGCCCGCCGCGGCCTACGCCGACCTCGCCGAATGGCTGCCCGCGCGTTGCGGGGGCGGCGGCGAGCTGCTCATCGAGGGCGGCCTCACCGTGCCCCACGAGATGTCGGCGCTGGTGGTGACCGCCCTCGACCACGGTGCACATTCCACTCCCCGGCGCGGGGAGTGGCTGCTGCCGATCGAGGGAGCGGGCACCCGCTTCCGGGCGCGGCTGACGCCCGAGCAGGTCGCCTCGCCCGCCGGGCGGCTGCCGCTGCCGCGCGGCCGGTATGCCCTGGCGATCCGGGCGCGCACCGCCGGGGGAGAGTGGACGGACCTGCCGCTGGAGTTCGACACCGACCTGCCGGCGGCGCACCAGACGGCCCGCCGTACGTTCGGGGTCGTCACGTCGGGCCCGGGGCGGGCCGTGCTGACCGTGAGCGGCGACCTGACCGCCGACGAGCGTGGCCGGAAGGCCCAGCGGGCGCTGCGCACGAGGACCTATCCCCAGATGCGGGAAAGGCCGCTGCGGGACGCCGTCCTGTTCGACGGCGGCGCGGGCACCCGCTTCGGCGGCAGCCCGAGGGCGGTCTGCGAGGAGCTGCGCCGCCGGGGCGCCGACCTGCCGCTGCTGTGGAACGTGCGGGACGGCCAGGTCGCCCTGCCCGGTGACGTCGAATCGGTGCGCACGCTCGGACGGGAGCACTACGAGGCCCTCGCCCGGTGCCGCTACGTCGTCACCGACGCGCCGCTGCCGCCGTGGTTCGAGCGCAGGCCCGGCCAGGTGGTCGTACAGACCTGGCAGCAGCCCGCGTGCACGCCGAAGGAGCCCTCCGGCCGTTCCGGGGCGGGTCAGTGGACCCATCTCGTCTCCGCGGGGCCGTGGTGGACGCCGCTGCTGCGGCGGACGTTCGACTATGAGGGTGAGGTGCTGGAGACCGGCGTGCCCGGCGACGACCTGCTGACCGGCCCCGGCGCGTGGGAGCGCGCCGCCGACGTGCGCCGCCGCCTCGGCCTGCCGGCGCACGTCCGTGTCCTGCTGTACGTCGCGGGGGAGCACGACACGCTCGACGCCGGGCGTCTTGCGGCCCGGCTCCCGGAGGGCCACGTCCTGCTGGTCCGCCAGTCCCCTTCCGGAAGCACCCGCCCGGCGGCCGTCGGCTTCGCGTCGGCATCCACGGGCCTCGCGAGGCACGGCGGCGCGGTGCCGGGGTGCGGCGGACCGGGAACGGACGGCGCCCGCCTGTGGGACGTCGGCGGCCACCCGGACCCGCACGAGCTGTATCTCGCCGCCGACGTCCTGATCGCCGGGGACGCGGCGGCGGTGGTCGACTTCGCCGTGACCCGACGCCCGGTGCTCCTGCACGCCGGCCGGCCGCGGGACCTGTGGTTCCTCCCCGAGGCGCCGGGGCCGGTGCTGCGGCACGAGGGGGCGGTGCTCGACGCGCTCGCGCACCTGGACGAGGTCACGGACAAACACCGGGACGCGTACACCGCGTTCCTGGCCCGCTATCGCCCGATGGCCGACGGGCAGGCCGCCCGCCGCGTCGTGGACGCGCTGTTCGGCTGA
- a CDS encoding glycosyl transferase family 2 encodes MTRTATTRSAWGTWIGFESCPTLLGRLVEGFAGPWIPLEDVPVPVPVVSVASAVPASDADTARDGTLDAAPDGALDAAPDTTRDAARDAARNVTRDAAPGGTGAIGCVLLAARSPADLRRAVPLRGLLPTATRVRIAVADVPSWAAQPLPVAAPGACWRHLTEMRVTRRGRGWHLDAAFSEPVPAGDVVAHVANGLFGGCAATTPVAGLEGGVTADWRPGDPNVTLSPPGGPVPDRRDAPGCDLPLRQANGSVVAGPAVTGAAATSPGVTGAAVMSSGVTSSAATSPGVTSSAPAATGLTGSVLAGSVLAGSVPAGSGSTGSVADGLLPPLDEAVINPIGFRRNPAQGIAVLAVRREGFVVALGTDKLVRLPASGRVTDVDIARLRDVRGVEVPGPQAAEGRTGEIARVVAALSAAGIPVLAAPDPARDRALGTALATALVAVTGEALASDLRREELSIRLRRAALREHGAAARWRGLALAAGLPVPPDPKVSILLCTRRPEMVPFAVEQMERQRGVSAELIVGLHGFTAREAAIPRTRLPLTVIEAPATTPFGEVLNRMAAVASGSCLAKVDDDDWYGPDHLADLLLARRYSGADLVGSAAEFVYLEPLDVTIRRCIGTERFVPLVAGGTMLVTRAAFEAAGGFRPLARTVDGQLLQAVEAVGGRIYRTHGLGYVLRRRSAYGHTWRQPVQSFLASFQEQWRGLVFNELMEDGARWRAEVTR; translated from the coding sequence GTGACACGAACCGCCACCACCCGGTCGGCGTGGGGGACGTGGATCGGGTTCGAGTCCTGTCCCACGCTGCTCGGCCGCCTCGTGGAGGGCTTCGCCGGTCCCTGGATCCCGCTTGAGGACGTCCCCGTCCCTGTCCCCGTCGTGTCCGTCGCGTCCGCCGTTCCGGCGAGCGACGCGGACACGGCACGGGACGGCACACTGGACGCGGCGCCGGACGGGGCACTGGACGCGGCGCCGGACACGACACGGGATGCCGCGCGAGATGCCGCACGGAATGTGACCCGCGACGCGGCGCCGGGCGGAACCGGCGCGATCGGATGCGTCCTGCTCGCCGCGCGCTCCCCGGCCGACCTGCGCAGGGCGGTGCCGCTGCGCGGCCTGCTGCCCACCGCGACCCGGGTGCGGATCGCCGTCGCCGACGTGCCGTCCTGGGCGGCGCAGCCACTGCCGGTCGCCGCGCCGGGCGCCTGCTGGCGGCACCTGACCGAGATGCGGGTGACCCGCCGGGGCCGTGGCTGGCACCTCGACGCCGCCTTCAGCGAGCCGGTGCCGGCCGGTGACGTCGTGGCCCACGTCGCGAACGGCCTGTTCGGCGGATGCGCGGCGACCACTCCCGTGGCGGGGCTGGAGGGCGGCGTCACGGCCGACTGGCGGCCCGGCGATCCCAACGTCACGCTGTCGCCGCCCGGCGGGCCGGTGCCGGACCGTCGCGACGCCCCCGGCTGCGACCTGCCGCTGCGTCAGGCGAACGGCTCCGTCGTCGCCGGCCCTGCGGTCACGGGCGCTGCGGCTACCAGCCCTGGGGTCACGGGCGCTGCGGTTATGAGCTCTGGGGTCACGAGCTCTGCGGCTACCAGCCCCGGGGTCACGAGCTCTGCGCCTGCCGCGACTGGGCTTACCGGATCCGTGCTCGCCGGGTCCGTGCTCGCCGGGTCCGTGCCCGCCGGGTCCGGGAGCACCGGTTCGGTGGCCGACGGCCTGCTGCCGCCGCTGGACGAGGCCGTGATCAACCCCATCGGATTCCGCCGCAATCCCGCGCAGGGCATCGCGGTGCTCGCGGTACGCCGGGAGGGGTTCGTCGTCGCCCTCGGCACCGACAAGCTCGTACGCCTCCCGGCCAGTGGGCGGGTCACGGACGTGGACATCGCCCGCCTGCGGGACGTACGCGGCGTCGAGGTGCCCGGCCCACAGGCGGCGGAGGGGCGGACCGGCGAGATCGCCCGCGTCGTGGCCGCCCTCTCGGCCGCCGGGATCCCGGTGCTCGCCGCGCCCGATCCCGCCCGCGACCGGGCGCTGGGCACCGCCCTCGCCACCGCGCTCGTGGCCGTGACCGGCGAGGCGCTCGCGTCCGACCTGCGCCGCGAGGAGCTGAGCATCCGGCTGCGCCGGGCCGCGCTGCGCGAGCACGGGGCCGCCGCCCGATGGAGGGGGCTGGCTCTGGCCGCCGGTCTGCCGGTGCCGCCGGACCCGAAGGTCTCGATCCTGCTGTGCACGCGACGTCCGGAGATGGTGCCGTTCGCGGTCGAGCAGATGGAGCGCCAGCGCGGCGTGAGCGCCGAGCTGATCGTGGGGCTGCACGGCTTCACGGCACGGGAGGCGGCGATCCCCCGCACGCGGCTGCCGCTCACCGTGATCGAGGCCCCCGCCACGACGCCGTTCGGGGAGGTGCTGAACCGGATGGCGGCGGTCGCCTCCGGGTCCTGCCTCGCCAAGGTGGACGACGACGACTGGTATGGCCCCGATCACCTCGCCGATCTCCTGCTCGCCCGCCGCTACAGCGGCGCCGACCTCGTCGGCTCGGCCGCGGAGTTCGTCTACCTGGAGCCGCTCGACGTGACGATCAGGCGGTGCATCGGCACCGAGCGGTTCGTGCCGCTGGTGGCCGGGGGCACGATGCTGGTCACCCGGGCGGCGTTCGAGGCGGCCGGCGGCTTCCGGCCCCTGGCGAGGACGGTGGACGGCCAGTTGCTCCAGGCGGTCGAGGCCGTCGGCGGCCGGATCTACCGCACCCACGGCCTCGGTTATGTGCTGCGCCGCCGCAGCGCGTACGGCCACACCTGGCGCCAGCCCGTGCAGTCGTTCCTCGCCTCCTTCCAGGAGCAGTGGCGTGGGCTGGTCTTCAACGAACTGATGGAGGACGGTGCCCGATGGCGGGCGGAGGTGACGAGGTGA
- a CDS encoding bifunctional glycosyltransferase family 2 protein/CDP-glycerol:glycerophosphate glycerophosphotransferase, with the protein MTVPVRLSVVVPLHGGEEHAEECLESLRDQTLDDLEVILVGRPRGLRPPDHRFTLLTLGDGGDDPGTARNAGASCATGRYLAFADPGSVVPADAYRALVGALDHTGSDLACGRIRTWTPKDPGRSSGPAPKPRLRTHITRHQKLLDDPRAGGTVFRREFWNRHEFAFPVGLGEDFPVTIPAHVLSTSADVLGDVVCLTRGSRPPADPLRRLEAMLEVSDLLARHAPQLRAAYDLRLAEGPDLDAVLEAVRDHVPDGLAEVLGRLGRLDPGAVERLPVLRRLQIHFAAHGMTGELAELRTFAASEIRHRGVLRRGLRPRRWYLDYPFRRDPRLPRSLFDATRDLRLVACVDDVRHADGRLALTGHAHIAHLDSRRSRIELWLQRGEERITLPVHRTRRPDVTADSRQSVACHDDAGFETVVALDTLPAGRWALHARVHARGVTRTGRAIGAPSERVFDAGNVRVSLTRDRGLMLGPRTTGDPAPDPGGLVSAVRWTEAGELLLEWTGRCPADRIVLECGAERHSWPVRRDEATWTAVIGRTAEGLPLRSGTWRVVALSPAGGEERVRLSPALIADPPRPRVTGFHEIAVRTSRDGDLSLAVRPALGPHERGPYATRRRRAAAPRRTALRNAAVFDSYGGGQYSCNPRAVSEELARRHPDVEIVWVTRDGQFAVPPGVRLVLYGSREHEEALRTSRFVVANRRTQPGWYRKPRGQTVVQTWHGTPLKRLGLDLDGMPYAQRVPRDELARQVATWDLLLSPSPFATGALRGAFGYAGEILESGYPRNDALFDPARARAARRRLGLPDGRRVILYAPTWRDDDTTGRLALDPVRAAGALGDDDVLLVRAHYLMARDMTIPDGDRVRDVSRFPDMADLLAAADVLVTDYSSAMFDFACTGRPMVFFAHDLERYRDEVRGFYFDFEAEAPGPVLRTGDDVLDVLRHGDLGRFAARYERFARTYCPWDDGHASARVVARLRP; encoded by the coding sequence GTGACGGTGCCTGTCAGGCTCTCGGTGGTCGTCCCCCTGCACGGCGGGGAGGAACACGCCGAGGAGTGCCTCGAATCCCTGCGCGACCAGACCCTGGACGACCTGGAGGTGATCCTCGTCGGCCGCCCGCGGGGCCTTCGCCCGCCCGACCACAGGTTCACGCTCCTCACGCTCGGCGACGGCGGCGACGACCCCGGCACGGCGCGCAACGCGGGCGCGAGCTGTGCCACCGGGCGCTACCTCGCCTTCGCCGACCCCGGCTCGGTCGTCCCCGCCGACGCCTACCGCGCGCTGGTCGGCGCACTCGACCACACCGGCTCCGACCTCGCCTGCGGCCGGATCCGCACCTGGACGCCGAAAGACCCGGGCCGGTCGTCGGGCCCTGCGCCGAAGCCCAGGCTGCGCACGCACATCACCCGGCACCAGAAGCTGCTGGACGATCCGCGGGCGGGGGGCACGGTGTTCCGCCGGGAGTTCTGGAACCGGCACGAGTTCGCCTTCCCCGTGGGTCTGGGCGAGGACTTCCCCGTGACGATTCCCGCGCACGTGCTGTCCACCTCGGCCGACGTGCTCGGCGACGTGGTCTGCCTCACGCGCGGGTCCCGGCCGCCGGCCGACCCGCTGCGCCGTCTGGAGGCGATGCTGGAGGTGTCGGACCTGCTCGCACGGCACGCGCCGCAGCTCCGCGCGGCCTACGACCTGCGCCTGGCGGAGGGGCCCGACCTCGACGCCGTGCTGGAGGCCGTACGCGACCACGTGCCTGACGGCCTCGCCGAGGTGCTGGGCCGCCTGGGCCGCCTGGACCCCGGCGCGGTGGAACGGCTGCCGGTCCTGAGAAGGCTCCAGATCCACTTCGCCGCGCACGGCATGACCGGCGAGCTGGCGGAGCTGCGGACGTTCGCCGCGTCGGAGATCAGGCACCGGGGCGTGCTCCGGCGGGGGCTGCGGCCCCGCCGCTGGTATCTCGACTACCCCTTCCGCCGTGACCCCCGGCTCCCGCGCTCGCTGTTCGACGCCACCCGCGACCTGCGGCTTGTCGCCTGCGTCGACGACGTACGCCACGCGGACGGCAGGCTCGCCCTGACCGGCCACGCGCACATCGCCCACCTGGACAGCCGGCGCAGCCGGATCGAGCTGTGGCTCCAGCGCGGGGAGGAACGGATCACCCTGCCGGTGCACCGGACCCGCAGGCCCGACGTGACCGCGGACTCCCGCCAGTCGGTCGCCTGCCACGACGACGCCGGCTTCGAGACCGTGGTCGCCCTCGACACCCTGCCCGCCGGCCGGTGGGCGCTGCACGCGCGGGTCCACGCGCGGGGTGTGACCCGGACGGGCCGGGCGATCGGGGCACCGAGTGAGCGGGTCTTCGACGCCGGGAACGTGCGCGTCTCCCTCACCCGCGACCGCGGGCTCATGCTCGGCCCCCGCACCACCGGCGACCCGGCTCCCGACCCGGGCGGCCTCGTGAGCGCGGTCCGGTGGACGGAGGCAGGCGAGCTGCTCCTGGAGTGGACGGGCCGGTGCCCGGCGGACCGGATCGTGCTGGAGTGCGGCGCCGAACGGCACTCCTGGCCGGTACGCCGAGACGAGGCGACGTGGACGGCCGTCATCGGCAGGACGGCCGAGGGACTTCCGCTCCGCAGCGGCACCTGGCGGGTGGTCGCCCTGTCGCCGGCGGGCGGGGAGGAGCGCGTGCGCCTCAGCCCGGCGCTGATCGCCGACCCGCCGAGACCGCGTGTCACCGGGTTCCACGAGATCGCGGTCCGCACCTCGCGCGACGGCGACCTCAGCCTCGCCGTACGCCCGGCGCTCGGCCCGCACGAGCGCGGGCCGTACGCGACGCGCAGGCGGCGGGCGGCGGCGCCGCGACGCACGGCCCTGCGGAACGCGGCGGTGTTCGACAGCTATGGCGGCGGGCAGTATTCGTGCAATCCCCGGGCCGTCTCCGAGGAGCTGGCGCGCCGCCACCCGGACGTGGAGATCGTCTGGGTCACCAGGGACGGACAGTTCGCGGTCCCCCCGGGCGTGCGGCTGGTCCTGTACGGCTCGCGCGAGCACGAGGAGGCGCTGCGCACCAGCCGCTTCGTCGTGGCCAACCGGCGCACCCAGCCGGGGTGGTATCGCAAGCCGCGCGGGCAGACGGTCGTGCAGACCTGGCACGGCACGCCGCTCAAGCGCCTGGGCCTCGATCTCGACGGCATGCCGTACGCGCAGCGGGTGCCGCGTGACGAGCTGGCGCGGCAGGTGGCGACCTGGGACCTGCTGCTGTCGCCGAGCCCGTTCGCCACCGGCGCGCTGCGCGGCGCGTTCGGCTACGCGGGGGAGATCCTGGAGTCCGGCTACCCGCGCAACGACGCGCTCTTCGATCCCGCACGCGCCCGCGCGGCGCGGCGGCGGCTGGGCCTGCCGGACGGCCGGCGGGTCATCCTCTACGCGCCGACGTGGCGGGACGACGACACCACCGGCCGGCTCGCGCTCGACCCGGTCAGGGCGGCCGGGGCGCTGGGCGACGACGACGTGCTGCTCGTGCGGGCCCACTATCTGATGGCGCGGGACATGACGATCCCGGACGGCGACCGCGTCCGCGATGTCTCCAGATTTCCGGACATGGCGGATCTCTTGGCCGCAGCGGACGTCCTGGTCACCGACTACTCGTCGGCGATGTTCGACTTCGCGTGCACCGGCAGGCCCATGGTGTTCTTCGCCCACGACCTGGAGCGCTACCGCGACGAGGTGCGCGGCTTCTACTTCGACTTCGAGGCAGAGGCCCCCGGGCCGGTGCTCAGAACCGGCGACGACGTGCTCGACGTGCTGCGGCACGGCGATCTGGGGCGGTTCGCGGCGCGCTACGAGCGGTTCGCCCGCACCTACTGCCCCTGGGACGACGGGCACGCCTCGGCGCGCGTGGTCGCGCGCCTGCGGCCATGA
- a CDS encoding polysaccharide deacetylase family protein has product MAVRRLIPLAVACALAVAATATPAQARTTDEPFCATHKCIALTFDDGPGPYLTTLLKTLSEYKAKATFFLIGSEVKKHPKLTQLIAKSGHEIGNHSWDGTYLTTLKYADINKKIGDTQRLIKKTTGKAPKLFRAPGGLRNGGVEQVTAKLGLIQVPGTTATKDYIKDYRHVDFLTNRALDVAGEGEVVLMHETVKQTVQSMPEVLELLTAEGYSFVTVSTLLEGQKLTPGQVYPEQSSGVETTDVH; this is encoded by the coding sequence ATGGCTGTACGTCGTCTGATCCCTCTGGCCGTAGCGTGCGCTCTCGCCGTGGCCGCCACCGCCACTCCTGCGCAGGCTCGTACGACCGATGAGCCGTTCTGCGCGACCCACAAATGCATCGCCCTGACCTTTGACGACGGTCCGGGGCCCTACCTGACGACCCTGCTGAAGACCCTCTCCGAATACAAGGCGAAGGCGACCTTCTTCCTTATCGGCTCGGAGGTGAAAAAGCATCCCAAGCTCACCCAGTTGATCGCCAAGTCGGGCCACGAGATCGGCAACCACTCGTGGGACGGCACCTATCTGACCACGCTCAAGTACGCCGACATCAACAAGAAGATCGGCGACACCCAGCGGCTGATCAAGAAGACGACGGGCAAGGCGCCGAAGCTCTTCCGCGCGCCCGGCGGGCTGCGCAACGGCGGCGTGGAGCAGGTCACCGCCAAGCTCGGGCTCATCCAGGTGCCCGGCACGACCGCCACGAAGGACTACATCAAGGACTACCGGCACGTGGACTTCCTCACGAACCGGGCCCTGGACGTGGCCGGAGAGGGCGAGGTCGTGCTGATGCACGAGACGGTCAAGCAGACCGTGCAGTCGATGCCCGAAGTGCTCGAACTGCTGACCGCGGAGGGCTACAGCTTCGTCACGGTGTCCACCCTGCTCGAAGGCCAGAAGCTCACCCCGGGACAGGTATATCCCGAGCAGTCGTCGGGCGTGGAGACGACAGACGTCCACTGA
- a CDS encoding glycosyltransferase, giving the protein MTGAARIPLNDYGVLGEPPALGSWTPTLTVSVVIPAYRAERTLPLTLAGLARQTYPAHLMEVVVVDDGERPMEPTSESSAGPLPERLRVVRPRGGAWGRASACAAGAEAAEGEVILYLDADLVLFPEHVEAQMRWHHLAGYLVVLGHLRFVPGLDEVPASEVLAAIEAGAVPKLFSEEDATPQWTERRWDQTDDLRAAGFGAFSVMVGATASLPARLLRAAGGLDASLVLGEDTELGYRLAQAGAVFVPDRASRCWHLGRSTVMRREPEVKRHNWPHLAERVPTFRWLRRHPHRTYLVPYVDVVVEVGDASFEEVRATVDAVLAGRLPDVRVTVVGPWGRLGGGRRDPLGDPSLDLRLVLACYQGEPRVRFREAVPDDCFPVPFRFHCPPGWVPSRGTIGSVVKHADRQRLGIVSLALDEREDGRVVHARLERTAAMSRARHCAGPGDDLGDLVHEMYGTVWDAGDKWGFLPAGLAATTASRVPGTAPVDVTGDAGAVRAPRRSRPGGRSGARPLRRTARLLRRRLRALVSTA; this is encoded by the coding sequence GTGACGGGGGCTGCGCGCATCCCGCTCAACGACTACGGGGTGCTCGGAGAGCCACCCGCGCTGGGGAGCTGGACTCCCACGCTCACGGTGAGCGTGGTGATCCCCGCCTACCGCGCGGAGCGCACGCTGCCGCTGACGCTGGCCGGTCTGGCCCGGCAGACCTACCCGGCCCACCTCATGGAGGTCGTGGTGGTGGACGACGGCGAGCGGCCCATGGAGCCGACGTCCGAGTCGTCGGCCGGGCCGCTGCCGGAGCGGCTGCGGGTGGTCCGCCCGCGCGGCGGGGCGTGGGGCAGGGCGAGCGCCTGCGCGGCGGGGGCCGAGGCGGCCGAGGGCGAGGTGATCCTCTACCTGGACGCCGACCTCGTGCTGTTCCCCGAGCACGTCGAGGCCCAGATGCGCTGGCACCACCTGGCCGGCTATCTGGTCGTGCTCGGGCACCTGCGGTTCGTGCCCGGCCTCGACGAGGTCCCGGCGAGCGAGGTGCTCGCGGCCATCGAGGCGGGTGCGGTGCCCAAGCTCTTCTCCGAGGAGGACGCCACGCCGCAGTGGACCGAGCGGCGCTGGGACCAGACCGACGACCTGCGGGCGGCCGGGTTCGGCGCGTTCTCCGTCATGGTGGGGGCCACCGCGTCGCTGCCCGCCCGCCTGCTGCGCGCCGCCGGAGGGCTCGACGCCTCGCTCGTCCTCGGCGAGGACACCGAGCTCGGCTATCGGCTGGCCCAGGCGGGGGCCGTGTTCGTGCCCGACCGCGCCAGCCGGTGCTGGCACCTCGGCCGGTCCACCGTGATGCGCCGCGAGCCCGAGGTGAAGCGGCACAACTGGCCTCACCTCGCCGAGCGCGTCCCCACCTTCCGCTGGCTGCGCAGGCATCCCCACCGCACCTACCTCGTGCCGTACGTCGACGTCGTGGTCGAGGTGGGGGACGCGTCGTTCGAGGAGGTCAGGGCGACCGTCGACGCCGTGCTCGCCGGGCGGCTGCCCGACGTGCGGGTGACGGTCGTCGGGCCGTGGGGACGGCTCGGCGGAGGGCGGCGCGACCCGCTCGGCGACCCCTCGCTCGACCTGCGCCTGGTGCTCGCCTGCTATCAGGGCGAGCCGCGCGTGCGGTTCCGCGAGGCCGTGCCGGACGACTGCTTCCCCGTGCCGTTCCGCTTCCACTGCCCGCCCGGCTGGGTGCCGTCGCGCGGCACCATCGGGTCGGTGGTCAAGCACGCCGACCGGCAGCGGCTCGGGATCGTCTCGCTCGCGCTGGACGAGCGCGAGGACGGCCGTGTCGTGCACGCCCGGCTGGAGCGCACCGCCGCGATGAGCCGGGCCCGCCACTGCGCCGGGCCGGGGGACGACCTCGGCGACCTGGTCCACGAGATGTACGGCACGGTGTGGGACGCGGGCGACAAGTGGGGGTTCCTGCCCGCCGGGCTCGCCGCGACCACCGCCTCGCGGGTTCCCGGCACCGCCCCGGTGGACGTCACCGGCGACGCCGGCGCCGTGAGGGCGCCCCGGCGTTCCCGCCCCGGGGGCCGGTCCGGCGCCCGGCCGCTCCGCCGCACCGCCCGGCTGCTCCGCAGGCGCCTGCGCGCGCTCGTGAGCACCGCCTGA